From a single Vanacampus margaritifer isolate UIUO_Vmar chromosome 15, RoL_Vmar_1.0, whole genome shotgun sequence genomic region:
- the prrt4b gene encoding proline-rich transmembrane protein 4 → MISQHVTDLQDTDDSMLHLHRALALIFWCLLLVHKQASADEEELWGPTLSREKPQQKKSGSYWWTLSLPKLPSLPSLPFRLPFYPAGGKSETAEVNTTGQELSDPIDQSGSGDGTMSEASALLTSSTQFQSSVTEIRTESILAGTSHSLHVRNDNDTLVATSAMHIRNTPTSSSTLEQNGTHRHPPWDMTLALTVQHLPKDDKFLHTLSAMMAPGITVPPDKTTNPGMDIILTPAFTPPDNTSVKAQDSSESHTTHTSLGVITTRTAPKEAKTDQVDEEDAATDVYTTDVSTPLATSLPGKIVTTAGRSQKLQTETWMSNPASDNVTLLPDCNKEHLSGDWESMTSSDMKPAQNTTSTNQSSSPSAFSSPLMLVPLYTDWNSAMAAWGLAWEAHVYGAGCVFAMLTLASALNLLCLPLRCPSGCGYFALVSLFLLAAGGTRSFLLLYDAYGHQDRLPSSEASLMLYEAPFPCLTAAFGLVFLLLSMRSRMQLSYSAFQRPCFLACLVTLHFTAAFGPGTMLKFYQQKPPLSLFLSLISRGAFVALATFLSTAYFVFYVYVRADSKHIYHLNNTSPTPAERYNHCPFAESRDWDRAAVTVSLSALFCLTCAGLQLYAMLNAIGITGGEEVFHPWCWWAFQFSCRLSELGVCLTLALVVAQPVYCSDQLPSAGSCWTELLASKAPILPGSCQWSLGHPEKLAIVDTVGLGETENLPLYTLTDERLSSSLNRLDFLYHSNRALAYQDPEVNSDMKDLQKLGNGGGGEQSGGSSFTSGSTTDLRPPSPINLRRSIDEALFGEALFPMSLFSTTRPTQSSNLSMNNHCALPSLRNPNLNDPGLYRTFSCTELTSKAGEIMVGGRPSPSLSSSSCSSPERWRGSSLYRASIGDSSMILCPIPEAQAQQQRNLQRHYQTLGATSQESLDLDMSSEADRSVQEEFVSACRQIDALSICSETIDL, encoded by the exons ATGATTTCTCAACATGTAACCGATTTGCAAGACACTGACGACAGTATGCTTCACCTCCACCGGGCATTGGCCCTGATCTTCTGGTGTCTTCTTCTGGTTCACAAGCAGGCCTCAGCTGATGAAGAGGAGCTCTGGGGACCAACACTTTCCAGAGAAAAGCCACAACAAAAGAAATCTGGCTCTTACTGGTGGACCCTGAGTCTGCCAAAGCTCCCGTCCCTTCCATCACTGCCGTTCCGTCTGCCTTTTTATCCTGCCGGGGGTAAAAGCGAGACCGCAGAGGTGAACACAACCGGCCAAGAGTTGTCAGACCCAATCGATCAATCTGGGTCTGGAGATGGGACCATGTCTGAAGCCTCTGCACTTCTCACCAGTTCTACTCAGTTCCAAAGCAGCGTGACTGAGATAAGGACAGAAAGTATTCTCGCAGGAACATCACATTCTCTGCACGTTAGAAATGACAATGACACTCTTGTTGCAACCTCTGCAATGCATATCAGAAATACTCCCACCAGCTCAAGCACGCTGGAACAAAATGGGACACACAGACACCCACCTTGGGACATGACACTAGCATTAACAGTGCAGCACCTCCCAAAGGACGACAAGTTTTTACATACGCTGTCGGCAATGATGGCACCAGGAATCACAGTTCCTCCCGACAAGACAACAAACCCTGGAATGGACATCATACTGACCCCAGCCTTCACCCCCCCTGACAACACTTCAGTGAAAGCACAAGACTCATCAGAAAGTCACACCACTCACACCAGTTTGGGGGTGATCACCACCAGAACTGCACCGAAAGAAG CTAAGACAGATCAGGTGGATGAGGAAGATGCGGCCACTGATGTCTATACGACGGATGTTTCAACGCCACTAGCAACGTCACTGCCAGGAAAAATTG TGACTACAGCAGGAAGGTCACAAAAGCTTCAAACCGAGACCTGGATGTCAAACCCGGCGAGCGACAACGTCACGCTCCTTCCAGACTGCAATAAAGAACACTTGTCAGGCGACTGGgaatcaatgacatcatcagacATGAAGCCGGCACAAAACACCACAAGCACAAACCAGTCAAGCAGCCCTTCGGCATTCTCGTCTCCTCTCATGTTGGTTCCGCTATACACAGACTGGAACAGCGCCATGGCAGCCTGGGGCCTGGCCTGGGAGGCACACGTGTATGGCGCCGGTTGTGTCTTTGCGATGCTAACATTGGCTTCTGCACTCAACCTTCTCTGCTTGCCCCTGCGCTGTCCATCTGGTTGTGGCTACTTTGCTCTGGTCAGCCTGTTTCTATTGGCCGCCGGGGGGACCAGATCTTTCTTGCTCCTGTACGACGCATATGGCCACCAGGACCGCTTGCCCTCCAGCGAGGCCTCGCTGATGCTCTATGAGGCACCGTTCCCTTGCCTAACGGCAGCATTCGGCTTGGTTTTCCTTCTGCTTTCCATGCGCTCCAGGATGCAGCTTTCCTACTCTGCCTTCCAAAGACCTTGCTTCTTGGCCTGTTTGGTCACCTTGCACTTCACTGCTGCCTTCGGTCCAGGGACCATGCTGAAGTTTTACCAGCAAAAACCTCCACTTTCCCTTTTCCTGTCACTCATCTCCCGTGGAGCCTTTGTAGCCCTTGCCACTTTCCTGTCCACTGCTTATTTTGTGTTCTACGTCTACGTGCGAGCAGACTCCAAGCACATCTACCACCTGAACAACACTTCCCCGACACCAGCCGAGCGATATAACCACTGCCCCTTCGCCGAGAGCCGCGACTGGGATCGTGCAGCCGTAACAGTTAGTCTTTCCGCGCTGTTTTGTTTAACCTGTGCGGGACTGCAGCTGTACGCGATGCTCAATGCTATTGGTATCACTGGGGGAGAGGAAGTCTTCCATCCGTGGTGCTGGTGGGCTTTTCAATTCAGCTGCAGACTGTCTGAATTAGGTGTCTGCCTCACCTTGGCGCTGGTAGTGGCACAACCAGTCTACTGCTCTGACCAGCTACCGTCCGCTGGAAGCTGTTGGACTGAACTGCTGGCGTCAAAAGCACCCATCCTTCCAGGGAGCTGCCAGTGGAGCTTAGGCCATCCGGAGAAACTTGCTATTGTGGACACGGTCGGCCTCGGTGAGACAGAGAACCTTCCTCTCTACACTCTCACGGACGAAAGGTTGTCAAGCAGTCTAAACAGGCTAGACTTTCTGTACCACAGCAACCGGGCTCTGGCCTATCAAGATCCTGAAGTGAATTCGGACATGAAGGACTTGCAGAAACTTGGAAATGGAGGTGGTGGAGAGCAGTCAGGTGGATCCTCCTTTACAAGCGGTTCCACTACAGACCTGAGGCCGCCGTCGCCCATCAATTTACGTCGCAGCATCGACGAGGCCCTCTTCGGTGAGGCGCTTTTTCCTATGAGCCTCTTCAGCACAACCAGGCCCACACAGAGCAGCAACTTATCCATGAACAACCACTGTGCACTTCCTAGCCTCCGTAATCCCAACCTAAATGATCCGGGCCTTTACCGAACCTTCTCTTGTACAGAGTTAACTTCCAAAGCAGGGGAGATTATGGTCGGGGGTCGTCCATCTCCATCACTGTCCTCTTCCAGCTGCTCGTCTCCCGAGCGTTGGAGGGGGAGCTCCCTGTATCGAGCATCCATCGGAGACTCATCAATGATCCTCTGCCCAATTCCAGAAGCACAAGCTCAGCAGCAGAGAAACCTTCAGAGGCACTACCAAACGCTGGGGGCCACCTCGCAGGAAAGCCTTGACCTAGATATGTCGTCTGAGGCCGACCGATCGGTGCAGGAGGAGTTTGTAAGCGCTTGCAGACAAATTGATGCGCTTAGCATCTGCAGCGAGACCATTGACTTGTAA